In one window of Terriglobia bacterium DNA:
- a CDS encoding thiol-disulfide oxidoreductase DCC family protein has product MQRNPGDESSIILFDGICNFCNGSVRFIINRDPQRHFKFAPLQSSAGQSMLERHNLSPGSLETFILIQEGKTYGRSTAALRIARQLKGFWPALYVLILVPRALRDSLYNILARNRYKLFGRRETCMIPSPELRDRFMI; this is encoded by the coding sequence ATGCAAAGAAATCCGGGAGACGAATCATCCATCATTCTGTTCGATGGAATCTGTAATTTCTGTAACGGTTCAGTCCGATTTATCATCAATCGGGACCCACAAAGGCATTTCAAATTTGCTCCATTACAGTCGTCTGCCGGTCAGTCCATGCTCGAGAGGCACAACCTTAGCCCGGGTTCTCTTGAAACTTTTATCTTGATCCAAGAGGGAAAGACTTACGGTCGCTCCACGGCGGCGCTGAGAATAGCAAGGCAGCTCAAAGGGTTCTGGCCTGCCTTGTATGTATTGATTCTGGTTCCCCGAGCCCTCCGTGATTCCCTATACAACATTCTGGCAAGAAACAGGTACAAGCTGTTCGGGAGGCGAGAAACATGCATGATTCCCTCCCCGGAGTTGAGGGATCGCTTTATGATCTGA
- a CDS encoding DUF2461 domain-containing protein gives MFQANSFAGFNRDTFVLFRDLADPVKNNRLWFDANRWRYEEDVVGRFKALLGALKPWVRKLNPQFDCSGKTNGNFSRINRDIRFSKDKSPYKLNYYLYFFDQRRARDSDGRLYVGASGEGLTVGFSIYGEWRRKTGDVLETVLKKRLPREGALLQDYLGRRALGRRYDGYWYSMDHKEWTQHRGLPKDSEDWDRLLAWVVRRKIKPRAACSDSVLGEIQGIFEELYPLYVFSASSERGWRRTFDRLAK, from the coding sequence ATGTTTCAGGCGAATTCGTTTGCGGGCTTTAACCGGGACACGTTTGTTCTCTTCCGCGATCTCGCGGATCCCGTGAAGAACAACCGGCTCTGGTTTGATGCGAACCGCTGGCGTTATGAGGAGGACGTGGTGGGGAGGTTCAAGGCGCTTCTGGGCGCCTTGAAACCCTGGGTGCGAAAGCTAAATCCCCAATTCGACTGCAGCGGGAAAACCAATGGAAACTTTTCCCGCATCAACCGTGACATCCGCTTCAGCAAGGACAAATCCCCGTACAAGTTGAATTACTACCTCTACTTTTTCGACCAGCGCCGGGCCCGTGACAGTGACGGGCGCCTTTACGTGGGGGCGAGCGGCGAAGGACTCACCGTCGGTTTTTCGATTTACGGCGAATGGCGGCGCAAAACCGGCGATGTGCTGGAAACTGTCTTGAAAAAACGCCTCCCGCGGGAAGGCGCGTTGCTGCAGGATTACCTGGGGCGGCGCGCCCTGGGCCGGCGTTACGACGGGTATTGGTACTCGATGGATCATAAGGAATGGACCCAGCACCGCGGTCTGCCCAAAGATTCCGAAGACTGGGACCGGCTGCTCGCCTGGGTTGTGCGCCGGAAGATCAAGCCCCGGGCTGCCTGTTCCGATTCGGTACTGGGCGAGATTCAGGGGATCTTCGAAGAACTGTATCCGCTCTACGTTTTTTCCGCTTCTTCCGAACGGGGATGGCGGCGCACGTTTGATCGACTTGCAAAGTGA
- a CDS encoding CPBP family intramembrane metalloprotease codes for MSFFFNSANEIRPEFRAILFYVFAFLVLVVSQTVVTLAGVGDGTVYQALVYPLEAIGVFGVSVIAFHEFDHRSSAPLGFRSRRTGILLLEGSVGGIVAIAVVFFGVWFPVRKASALAIRPNAVLHREFLLWLFIFFFAAAVEEMGFRGYPFVALRASLRRWGASMILSLLFVASHPNFYHSPVAIVSTFLGGIVFTQLFVLAECLWLPIGFHFGWNIGQALVFPLHSRTATLVTVSNFDPAALGLTEGAEQSWCAAVVLLMLAIATEVLLRRKVRLSEQVRETV; via the coding sequence ATGAGTTTCTTCTTCAATTCCGCCAATGAAATTCGACCGGAGTTCCGGGCGATATTGTTCTATGTGTTCGCCTTTCTGGTGCTGGTCGTTTCGCAGACGGTGGTGACGCTGGCCGGGGTGGGGGACGGTACAGTCTATCAAGCCCTCGTCTATCCGCTCGAAGCGATCGGGGTATTTGGCGTGAGCGTGATTGCCTTTCACGAGTTCGATCACCGGTCTTCGGCTCCTCTCGGATTTCGGAGCAGGAGAACGGGGATTCTTCTTTTGGAAGGCAGCGTGGGCGGCATCGTGGCTATTGCCGTGGTTTTCTTCGGAGTCTGGTTTCCGGTGCGAAAGGCGAGTGCGCTGGCCATCCGTCCCAATGCCGTCCTGCATCGCGAGTTTCTACTTTGGCTGTTTATTTTTTTCTTTGCTGCGGCTGTGGAAGAAATGGGATTTCGCGGATATCCCTTTGTGGCGCTCCGCGCGTCGTTGAGAAGATGGGGTGCTTCCATGATCCTGTCCCTTCTGTTTGTGGCGAGCCACCCCAATTTCTATCACTCCCCGGTGGCAATAGTTTCCACATTTTTAGGAGGTATTGTTTTCACACAGCTTTTTGTTCTGGCGGAATGCCTTTGGCTCCCGATCGGTTTTCATTTTGGGTGGAACATTGGCCAGGCGCTGGTATTTCCCCTCCACAGCCGAACCGCAACACTCGTGACCGTCTCAAACTTCGATCCGGCGGCGTTGGGTTTGACGGAAGGAGCAGAGCAATCGTGGTGTGCGGCGGTTGTGTTACTGATGCTGGCAATAGCGACCGAGGTTCTGCTGCGAAGGAAAGTTCGGCTGAGCGAACAAGTCAGGGAGACTGTATGA
- a CDS encoding M20/M25/M40 family metallo-hydrolase, with amino-acid sequence MITPPLRFSTTAQTRVRLWTARLLAVCLSCSPLFAQPRPIDWPKTQDEAVLILQNLIRLDTSNPPGQEVLAAQQLKRIFDEAGIESSVYESAPGRGNLVARLKGDGSKKPVLLLGHLDVVGVERDHWTVDPFGGEIKGGRLYGRGAADMKGLVVAEVMTLLLAKRSGLPLHRDLIFAGVADEESSSEYGIQYMIRKHWPEIEAEFSFNEGGRIESSPTTGKVEWVGIQTTEKRPYNLHVIAHGTSAHASLETPDSPIYTLARALVRLSEYQPPLKLNETTRKYVEEIGELEHLPGDWYEESHKVRSGAGPSAHDDGPGQSLALYATLHDTISPTVLAGGYRSNVIPAEAEVNLNCRLLPDTDIVEFVDTLKKVIHEEQVEIKYQSDSRPRTSPTPYATAAFKAYEKVVKKTLGATIPLIPIMGTGATDSSFLRAHGMSSYGIDPFLEDQPSNAHGNDESISLKGYRDGVKFLFEVIEQLQ; translated from the coding sequence GTGATCACGCCACCGCTTAGATTTTCGACGACCGCGCAGACGCGGGTCCGGCTATGGACCGCGAGACTGCTGGCCGTCTGCCTTTCCTGTTCCCCCTTGTTCGCCCAACCCAGGCCAATCGATTGGCCAAAGACGCAGGATGAAGCGGTCCTGATTTTGCAGAACCTGATCCGGCTCGATACGTCGAACCCGCCGGGTCAGGAGGTCCTTGCGGCCCAACAGCTGAAGAGGATTTTCGATGAGGCGGGCATAGAGTCTTCTGTCTATGAATCGGCGCCCGGTCGCGGCAATCTTGTAGCACGGCTCAAGGGCGACGGGAGCAAGAAGCCGGTTCTGCTGCTGGGCCACCTCGATGTGGTCGGCGTCGAGCGCGATCACTGGACCGTGGATCCCTTCGGGGGCGAAATCAAGGGGGGCCGCCTCTACGGACGTGGAGCGGCCGACATGAAGGGACTCGTGGTGGCAGAGGTCATGACCCTGCTGTTGGCCAAGAGGTCAGGCCTTCCCCTGCACCGCGACCTCATCTTTGCCGGAGTGGCAGATGAAGAGTCCAGCAGTGAATACGGCATCCAATATATGATCCGGAAGCACTGGCCGGAGATCGAAGCCGAGTTCTCCTTCAACGAAGGCGGGCGAATCGAGTCCTCTCCCACCACGGGAAAGGTGGAGTGGGTCGGAATTCAGACCACGGAAAAACGCCCGTACAACCTCCATGTCATTGCCCACGGAACGAGCGCGCATGCTTCCCTGGAGACCCCGGACAGTCCGATTTACACCCTGGCACGAGCCCTGGTTCGCCTCTCCGAATATCAGCCGCCTCTGAAACTGAATGAGACCACCCGAAAATACGTGGAGGAGATCGGCGAACTCGAGCATCTGCCCGGCGACTGGTACGAAGAATCCCACAAGGTGAGATCCGGAGCTGGGCCTTCTGCGCACGACGACGGGCCCGGCCAGAGCCTCGCGCTATATGCCACGCTGCACGACACCATCTCCCCCACGGTGCTGGCGGGCGGCTACCGCTCGAATGTCATACCCGCCGAGGCGGAGGTGAATCTCAATTGTCGGCTGCTGCCGGACACCGACATCGTGGAGTTCGTGGATACGCTCAAGAAGGTCATCCATGAGGAGCAGGTGGAAATAAAATATCAATCGGACTCCCGTCCGCGCACTTCTCCCACGCCCTATGCCACGGCGGCCTTCAAGGCCTATGAAAAGGTGGTGAAGAAAACACTGGGGGCAACGATTCCCCTCATTCCCATCATGGGGACGGGCGCGACCGATTCTTCATTTTTGCGTGCCCACGGGATGTCCAGCTACGGCATAGATCCATTCTTAGAGGATCAGCCCTCCAACGCGCATGGAAATGACGAGTCGATTTCGCTCAAGGGATATCGCGATGGAGTGAAGTTTCTGTTTGAGGTGATCGAGCAGTTGCAGTGA
- a CDS encoding prephenate dehydrogenase, producing the protein MDDTNFVGVFGYGRFGKFLCDELRRAGSGNVRIRVYDPVATRDAQAAPKFAETWSARATGKAKAIIEFVSAPEAARGAIVVFAVPISELKAAVLAAAPFMSEGAIVMDACSVKIKPLEVMKLLLPSNVEILGAHPLFGPDSAQANRGIRGLKVVLCPVRITAEHAATIRGFLEKAGLKVIETTPEAHDRAMAESQALFHLIARAVQELESEKPASQEIITPGPSRLFEDLKILQNDTVQLFLDIQRENPFAREIRQKFIDRLAEINRDLNQE; encoded by the coding sequence ATGGACGATACCAATTTTGTGGGTGTGTTCGGTTATGGTCGATTCGGCAAATTTCTTTGTGACGAGCTCCGACGGGCCGGTTCCGGGAATGTTCGAATTCGGGTATATGATCCGGTTGCGACACGTGATGCACAAGCTGCGCCCAAGTTTGCCGAGACCTGGTCCGCGCGGGCGACCGGCAAGGCGAAGGCCATTATTGAGTTTGTCTCCGCGCCCGAAGCCGCCCGAGGCGCCATCGTTGTGTTTGCGGTTCCGATTTCAGAGCTGAAAGCGGCGGTCCTGGCGGCCGCACCCTTCATGAGTGAAGGCGCCATCGTCATGGACGCTTGCTCGGTCAAGATAAAGCCGCTTGAAGTCATGAAGCTGCTGCTGCCCTCGAATGTCGAGATCCTGGGGGCACATCCGCTCTTCGGCCCCGATAGTGCGCAAGCCAACCGGGGCATTCGCGGCTTAAAGGTGGTGCTCTGTCCGGTCCGTATCACCGCAGAGCATGCTGCAACGATCCGTGGATTCCTGGAGAAGGCTGGACTGAAGGTGATCGAGACGACCCCCGAAGCGCACGATCGTGCCATGGCCGAATCGCAGGCACTGTTCCACCTGATTGCCCGCGCGGTCCAGGAACTCGAGTCCGAAAAGCCGGCGTCGCAGGAGATCATCACGCCCGGCCCGTCGCGGTTGTTCGAAGATCTGAAAATCCTTCAAAACGACACGGTCCAGTTGTTTCTGGACATTCAGCGGGAGAACCCGTTTGCCCGGGAGATTCGCCAGAAATTCATCGATCGCCTGGCGGAGATCAATCGCGATTTGAACCAGGAGTGA
- a CDS encoding TIGR01777 family oxidoreductase, translating to MKVLIPGGSGQVGTVLARAFHADGHEVVVLSRHPEPAPWNVIPWDARSSGGWASEVDGPDVVINLTGRSVNCRYNAGNRKAILDSRIDSTRVLGQVIAGSARPPRVWLQASTATIYAHRYDGANDERSGISGGQEPNAPETWRFSIEVAREWERALDEAVVPRTRKVKLRSAMIMSPDWGGVFDVLLSLVRHGLGGRAGNGRQYVSWIHCEDFVQVVYWLIEHEGVEGAVNVAAPNPLPNSEFMRSLRDAWGIPFGLPATEWMLEIGTRILRSETELVLKSRRVVPGKLLDEGFSFKFPDWTTAARNLCGQWRQMDKGNRSREQQHHRAGS from the coding sequence ATGAAGGTTCTAATTCCAGGCGGGTCCGGACAGGTCGGAACGGTGCTGGCGCGTGCATTTCATGCGGATGGTCATGAGGTGGTTGTTCTAAGCCGCCATCCGGAGCCCGCGCCCTGGAACGTCATTCCCTGGGACGCGCGGAGTTCAGGTGGGTGGGCGTCCGAGGTGGACGGTCCGGACGTGGTGATCAATCTGACCGGACGCAGCGTGAACTGCCGCTACAATGCAGGGAATCGGAAGGCGATCCTGGACTCCCGCATTGACTCCACACGGGTATTGGGGCAGGTGATTGCCGGATCAGCAAGGCCACCGCGAGTTTGGCTGCAGGCAAGCACTGCCACGATTTATGCTCATCGTTATGATGGCGCAAACGACGAGAGGTCGGGAATCTCGGGCGGCCAGGAACCGAACGCCCCCGAGACCTGGCGGTTCAGCATCGAAGTGGCCCGGGAGTGGGAACGTGCTCTTGACGAGGCAGTGGTGCCCCGCACGCGAAAGGTAAAGCTTCGATCGGCTATGATTATGAGTCCAGACTGGGGCGGAGTATTCGACGTTTTACTAAGCCTCGTCCGGCACGGCCTTGGCGGACGCGCCGGAAACGGGCGTCAATACGTCTCCTGGATTCACTGCGAGGATTTTGTGCAAGTTGTCTATTGGCTCATTGAACATGAAGGGGTCGAGGGCGCCGTCAATGTGGCCGCTCCAAACCCATTGCCGAATTCGGAGTTCATGCGTTCGCTGCGGGATGCCTGGGGCATCCCGTTCGGACTTCCTGCGACGGAATGGATGTTGGAGATCGGAACGCGGATCCTGAGATCGGAAACCGAATTGGTTCTCAAGAGTCGCCGCGTCGTCCCCGGCAAGCTTCTTGATGAGGGGTTCTCGTTCAAATTTCCGGACTGGACGACAGCGGCCCGCAACCTGTGCGGCCAATGGCGTCAAATGGACAAGGGGAACCGGTCCAGGGAGCAGCAACACCATCGGGCCGGCAGCTAA
- a CDS encoding hydrolase, with the protein MENPVPMVFERGPALLEKDRCALIVVDLQEKLLPAVFESERVLRNTKLLIECAKILNVPILLTQQYPRGLGETVQAIREALPPDLHPIDKTEFGCFNNPVFRDTIKQLKPRRNTLLVAGIESHICVAQTALGAVEEGFKVQVASDATSSRSDFNWRIGLDRMKEAGGLLSSTEMIIYELLGRSGTPEFKAMLSYLK; encoded by the coding sequence ATGGAAAACCCTGTTCCCATGGTCTTTGAAAGAGGACCTGCCCTGCTGGAAAAAGATCGCTGCGCCCTGATCGTCGTCGACCTCCAGGAAAAACTGCTTCCCGCGGTCTTTGAAAGCGAACGGGTCCTCCGCAATACAAAGCTGCTCATTGAGTGTGCAAAGATTCTAAATGTCCCCATCCTGCTGACGCAACAGTATCCGCGCGGATTGGGAGAGACCGTCCAAGCCATCCGGGAGGCGCTCCCGCCCGATCTTCACCCCATCGACAAGACTGAGTTTGGGTGTTTCAACAATCCGGTCTTCCGGGACACCATCAAGCAGCTCAAGCCCCGTCGAAACACCTTGCTGGTCGCGGGAATTGAAAGCCACATTTGCGTGGCTCAGACCGCGCTGGGCGCCGTCGAGGAAGGATTCAAGGTGCAGGTGGCCTCCGATGCGACCTCGTCGCGCAGCGACTTCAACTGGAGGATTGGCCTTGACCGGATGAAAGAAGCCGGCGGGCTGCTCAGCTCGACCGAGATGATTATTTATGAACTGCTGGGACGCAGCGGCACCCCTGAGTTCAAGGCGATGTTATCCTACCTGAAGTAG
- a CDS encoding PaaI family thioesterase encodes MKRYLPSYDTCVVCGDHKHNRAALGVRWYCEAGVVRTHLTAGIEQMGYPGVVHGGILCSLLDEALGWAACIERRCYFVSAELTVRFVNPAPTPQPLTVTARLKEKKSRYLISAGEVHSEAGEVFARASGKFFPMTRQASLEFDKQMAYQPGDWKFLVED; translated from the coding sequence ATGAAGCGCTATCTTCCCAGCTATGACACCTGTGTCGTGTGCGGCGACCACAAACACAATCGGGCTGCCCTGGGCGTCCGGTGGTATTGTGAAGCGGGTGTGGTGAGAACGCATCTGACCGCGGGGATCGAGCAGATGGGGTATCCCGGCGTGGTGCACGGCGGAATTCTGTGCAGTTTGTTGGATGAAGCTCTGGGCTGGGCCGCCTGCATTGAACGGCGGTGCTATTTCGTGTCGGCGGAACTGACAGTGCGATTTGTGAATCCGGCGCCAACCCCCCAACCCTTGACCGTCACGGCCCGCCTCAAAGAAAAGAAGTCGCGCTACCTGATCTCCGCGGGGGAGGTCCACAGCGAGGCCGGGGAGGTTTTTGCCCGCGCCTCGGGGAAGTTCTTTCCCATGACCCGCCAGGCATCCCTCGAGTTTGACAAACAGATGGCCTATCAGCCGGGGGACTGGAAATTTCTGGTCGAAGATTGA